The proteins below are encoded in one region of Oncorhynchus masou masou isolate Uvic2021 chromosome 15, UVic_Omas_1.1, whole genome shotgun sequence:
- the exoc1 gene encoding exocyst complex component 1 isoform X1, with protein MTAIKHALQRDIFTPNDERLLSIVNVCKAGKKKKNCFLCATVTTERPVQVRVVKVKKSDKGDFYKRQMAWELRDLAEVDAKDASKENPEFDLHFEKVYRWVASSTAEKNSFISCIWKLNQRYLRKKVEFVNVSSQLLEELPKAEESVPSGESQSVAGGDEDALDDYQELNAREEQDIEGMMEVCEYAISNAEAFAEKLSRELQVLDGANIQSIMASEKQVNILMQLLDEALSEVDTIEGKLSSYEEMLQSVKEQMDQISQSNRLIQISNTNNGKLLDEIQFLVNYMDLSKGHIRALQDGDLSSPKGIEACINASEALLQCMNVALRPGHEKLMAVKQQQHLFTELRDTFARRLTNHLNNVFVHQGHDQSSTLSQHTAELTLPKHSPLHRDLLRYAKLMEWLKNTQREKYDGLSRTYVDYMTRLYEREIKDFFEVAKIKMAGTTKEGKGNKFATLPRKESALKQETESLHGSSGKLTGSTSSLNKLAVQSSSSRRSQSSSLLDMGNMSASDLDVADRTKFDKIFEQVLSELEPLCLAEQDFISKFFKLQQHSTLAQGEVESDGVVPSRQPPPGEHRHSMSLTEKDMVRLMMNKIFQSIETELNSLIALGDKIDSFHSLYMLVKMSHHVWTAQNVDPASYLSTTLGNVLVTVKRNFDKCISGQIRQMEEVKISKKSKVGILPFVTGFEEFAELAETIFRNAERRGDLDKAYVKLIRAVFMNVEKVANESQKTPRDVVMMENFHHIFSTQSRLKISCLETERREAKHKYTDHLQSYVINSLGQPLEKLNHFFEGVEARVAQGVREEEVSYQLAFNKQELRKVIKEYPGKEVKKGLDNLYKKVDKHLCEEESLLQVVWHSMQDEFIRQYKHFEGLIGRCYPGSGITMEFTIGDMLEYFSSIAQSH; from the exons ATGACAGCCATCAAGCACGCCCTCCAGAGGGACATCTTTACGCCCAATGATGAGCGTCTCCTCAGCATCGTCAACGTCTGCAAGGCGGGGAAAAAGAAGAAGAACTGCTTCCTGTGTGCCACAG TCACCACAGAGAGGCCGGTGCAGGTGAGAGTGGTCAAAGTGAAGAAGTCAGACAAAGGGGATTTCTACAAACGGCAGATGGCCTGGGAACTGAGGGATCTGGCTGAAGTGGATGCAAAAGATGCCAGCAAG GAGAATCCAGAGTTTGACCTCCATTTTGAGAAGGTGTATCGATGGGTGGCCAGCAGCACAGCTGAGAAGAATTCCTTTATCTCCTGCATTTGGAAGCTGAACCAGCGTTACCTGCGGAAGAAGGTGGAGTTTGTGAATGTCAGTTCCCAGCTGCTTGAAG AGCTTCCTAAAGCGGAAG AGTCAGTCCCCAGTGGTGAGAGCCAGAGTGTTGCCGGGGGTGATGAGGATGCTCTGGATGACTACCAAGAGCTGAATGCACGGGAGGAGCAAGACATTGAAGGCATGATGGAGGTGTGCGAGTATGCCATCTCTAACGCAGAGGCCTTTGCTGAGAAACTCTCCAGGGAGCTACAGGTTCTGGATGGG GCCAACATTCAGTCCATCATGGCATCTGAGAAGCAGGTGAACATCCTGATGCAGCTACTGGACGAGGCTCTGTCGGAGGTGGACACCATCGAGGGCAAGCTGAGCAGTTATGAGGAGATGCTGCAGAGCGTCAAGGAGCAGATGGACCAGATCTCCCAGAGCAACCGCCTCATCCAGATCAGCAACACCAACAATGGCAAGCTGCTGGACGAGATCCAGTTCCTGGTG AATTATATGGACTTGTCGAAGGGACACATCAGGGCCCTGCAGGATGGAGACTTGTCCTCGCCCAAAGGCATTGAGGCCTGTATCAATGCTTCTGAGGCTCTACTGCAGTGCATGAACGTGGCACTTAGACCAGGTCATGAGAAACTGATGGCTGTGAAACAGCAGCAGCACCTGTTCACTGAGCTCAGAGATACCTTTGCCCGGCGCCTCACCAATCACCTCAACAACGTGTTCGTCCACCAG GGCCATGACCAGAGCTCCACTCTTTCCCAACACACGGCAGAGCTGACACTGCCTAAACACAGCCCCCTGCACAGGGACCTGCTGAGATACGCCAAGCTCATGGAGTGGCTCAAGAACACCCAGAGAGAGAAGTATGACGGCCTGTCCAGG ACCTATGTTGATTACATGACCAGATTATATGAACGAGAAATCAAAGATTTCTTTGAGGTGGCGAAGATCAAAATGGCAGGCACAACCAAAGAGGGGAAGGGAAATAAGTTTG CCACGCTTCCACGGAAAGAGAGTGCTCTCAAACAGGAAACGGAAA GCCTGCATGGCAGCTCTGGGAAGCTGACGGGCTCCACCTCCAGTCTGAATAAGCTGGCAGTGCAGAGCTCCAGCAGCAGGCgctcccagtcctcctctctgctGGACATGGGCAACATGTCTGCCTCAGACCTGGATGTGGCCGACAGGACCAAGTTCGACAAG aTCTTTGAGCAGGTTCTTAGTGAGCTGGAGCCTCTCTGTCTAGCAGAACAAGACTTCATCAGCAAGTTCTTCAAGCTACAGCAGCACTCCACCCTGGCTCAG GGAGAAGTGGAGTCTGATGGAGTGGTGCCCTCCAGACAGCCCCCTCCAGGGGAACACAGACACTCAATGTCATTGACTGA GAAGGACATGGTGCGATTGATGATGAACAAGATCTTCCAGAGCATTGAGACGGAACTCAACAGCCTCATCGCCCTGGGAGACAAGATCGACAGCTTCCACTCCCTGTACATGCTGGTGAAGATGAGTCACCACGTGTGGACAGCCCAGAATGTGGACCCCGCTTCCTACCTCAGCACCACCCTCGGCAATGTGCTGGTCACCGTCAAGAGAAACTTTGACAAGTGCATT TCTGGTCAGATCAGACAGATGGAGGAGGTGAAGATCTCTAAGAAGAGCAAGGTGGGCATCTTGCCCTTTGTCACTGGGTTCGAGGAGTTTGCTGAGCTGGCTGAAACCATCTTCCGTAATGCAGAGCGCAGAGGGGACCTGGACAAGGCATATGTCAAGCTTATCAGAGCCGTCTTTATGAATG TGGAGAAAGTGGCGAATGAGAGTCAGAAGACTCCCCGGGACGTGGTGATGATGGAGAACTTCCACCACATCTTCTCCACACAGTCCCGCCTGAAGATCTCCTGCCTTGAGACAGAGAGGCGAGAGGCCAAACACAAGTACACAGACCATCTGCAGTCCTACGTCATCAACTCCCTGGGCCAGCCACTGGAGAAACTCAAT CACTTCTTTGAGGGAGTGGAGGCGCGTGTGGCCCAGGGGGTGCGTGAGGAGGAGGTCAGCTACCAGTTGGCTTTCAATAAACAGGAGCTGCGTAAAGTTATCAAGGAGTACCCCGGCAAGGAGGTGAAGAAGGGCCTGGACAACCTGTACAAGAAGGTGGATAAGCACTTGTGTGAGGAGGAGAGCCTGTTACAG GTGGTGTGGCACTCCATGCAGGATGAGTTCATCCGTCAATACAAACACTTTGAAGGCTTGATTGGCCGTTGCTACCCTGGGTCTGGTATCACCATGGAGTTTACCATTGGAGACATGTTAGAGTACTTCTCAAGCATTGCCCAGTCCCATTAA
- the exoc1 gene encoding exocyst complex component 1 isoform X4, with translation MTAIKHALQRDIFTPNDERLLSIVNVCKAGKKKKNCFLCATVTTERPVQVRVVKVKKSDKGDFYKRQMAWELRDLAEVDAKDASKENPEFDLHFEKVYRWVASSTAEKNSFISCIWKLNQRYLRKKVEFVNVSSQLLEESVPSGESQSVAGGDEDALDDYQELNAREEQDIEGMMEVCEYAISNAEAFAEKLSRELQVLDGANIQSIMASEKQVNILMQLLDEALSEVDTIEGKLSSYEEMLQSVKEQMDQISQSNRLIQISNTNNGKLLDEIQFLVNYMDLSKGHIRALQDGDLSSPKGIEACINASEALLQCMNVALRPGHEKLMAVKQQQHLFTELRDTFARRLTNHLNNVFVHQGHDQSSTLSQHTAELTLPKHSPLHRDLLRYAKLMEWLKNTQREKYDGLSRTYVDYMTRLYEREIKDFFEVAKIKMAGTTKEGKGNKFGLHGSSGKLTGSTSSLNKLAVQSSSSRRSQSSSLLDMGNMSASDLDVADRTKFDKIFEQVLSELEPLCLAEQDFISKFFKLQQHSTLAQGEVESDGVVPSRQPPPGEHRHSMSLTEKDMVRLMMNKIFQSIETELNSLIALGDKIDSFHSLYMLVKMSHHVWTAQNVDPASYLSTTLGNVLVTVKRNFDKCISGQIRQMEEVKISKKSKVGILPFVTGFEEFAELAETIFRNAERRGDLDKAYVKLIRAVFMNVEKVANESQKTPRDVVMMENFHHIFSTQSRLKISCLETERREAKHKYTDHLQSYVINSLGQPLEKLNHFFEGVEARVAQGVREEEVSYQLAFNKQELRKVIKEYPGKEVKKGLDNLYKKVDKHLCEEESLLQVVWHSMQDEFIRQYKHFEGLIGRCYPGSGITMEFTIGDMLEYFSSIAQSH, from the exons ATGACAGCCATCAAGCACGCCCTCCAGAGGGACATCTTTACGCCCAATGATGAGCGTCTCCTCAGCATCGTCAACGTCTGCAAGGCGGGGAAAAAGAAGAAGAACTGCTTCCTGTGTGCCACAG TCACCACAGAGAGGCCGGTGCAGGTGAGAGTGGTCAAAGTGAAGAAGTCAGACAAAGGGGATTTCTACAAACGGCAGATGGCCTGGGAACTGAGGGATCTGGCTGAAGTGGATGCAAAAGATGCCAGCAAG GAGAATCCAGAGTTTGACCTCCATTTTGAGAAGGTGTATCGATGGGTGGCCAGCAGCACAGCTGAGAAGAATTCCTTTATCTCCTGCATTTGGAAGCTGAACCAGCGTTACCTGCGGAAGAAGGTGGAGTTTGTGAATGTCAGTTCCCAGCTGCTTGAAG AGTCAGTCCCCAGTGGTGAGAGCCAGAGTGTTGCCGGGGGTGATGAGGATGCTCTGGATGACTACCAAGAGCTGAATGCACGGGAGGAGCAAGACATTGAAGGCATGATGGAGGTGTGCGAGTATGCCATCTCTAACGCAGAGGCCTTTGCTGAGAAACTCTCCAGGGAGCTACAGGTTCTGGATGGG GCCAACATTCAGTCCATCATGGCATCTGAGAAGCAGGTGAACATCCTGATGCAGCTACTGGACGAGGCTCTGTCGGAGGTGGACACCATCGAGGGCAAGCTGAGCAGTTATGAGGAGATGCTGCAGAGCGTCAAGGAGCAGATGGACCAGATCTCCCAGAGCAACCGCCTCATCCAGATCAGCAACACCAACAATGGCAAGCTGCTGGACGAGATCCAGTTCCTGGTG AATTATATGGACTTGTCGAAGGGACACATCAGGGCCCTGCAGGATGGAGACTTGTCCTCGCCCAAAGGCATTGAGGCCTGTATCAATGCTTCTGAGGCTCTACTGCAGTGCATGAACGTGGCACTTAGACCAGGTCATGAGAAACTGATGGCTGTGAAACAGCAGCAGCACCTGTTCACTGAGCTCAGAGATACCTTTGCCCGGCGCCTCACCAATCACCTCAACAACGTGTTCGTCCACCAG GGCCATGACCAGAGCTCCACTCTTTCCCAACACACGGCAGAGCTGACACTGCCTAAACACAGCCCCCTGCACAGGGACCTGCTGAGATACGCCAAGCTCATGGAGTGGCTCAAGAACACCCAGAGAGAGAAGTATGACGGCCTGTCCAGG ACCTATGTTGATTACATGACCAGATTATATGAACGAGAAATCAAAGATTTCTTTGAGGTGGCGAAGATCAAAATGGCAGGCACAACCAAAGAGGGGAAGGGAAATAAGTTTG GCCTGCATGGCAGCTCTGGGAAGCTGACGGGCTCCACCTCCAGTCTGAATAAGCTGGCAGTGCAGAGCTCCAGCAGCAGGCgctcccagtcctcctctctgctGGACATGGGCAACATGTCTGCCTCAGACCTGGATGTGGCCGACAGGACCAAGTTCGACAAG aTCTTTGAGCAGGTTCTTAGTGAGCTGGAGCCTCTCTGTCTAGCAGAACAAGACTTCATCAGCAAGTTCTTCAAGCTACAGCAGCACTCCACCCTGGCTCAG GGAGAAGTGGAGTCTGATGGAGTGGTGCCCTCCAGACAGCCCCCTCCAGGGGAACACAGACACTCAATGTCATTGACTGA GAAGGACATGGTGCGATTGATGATGAACAAGATCTTCCAGAGCATTGAGACGGAACTCAACAGCCTCATCGCCCTGGGAGACAAGATCGACAGCTTCCACTCCCTGTACATGCTGGTGAAGATGAGTCACCACGTGTGGACAGCCCAGAATGTGGACCCCGCTTCCTACCTCAGCACCACCCTCGGCAATGTGCTGGTCACCGTCAAGAGAAACTTTGACAAGTGCATT TCTGGTCAGATCAGACAGATGGAGGAGGTGAAGATCTCTAAGAAGAGCAAGGTGGGCATCTTGCCCTTTGTCACTGGGTTCGAGGAGTTTGCTGAGCTGGCTGAAACCATCTTCCGTAATGCAGAGCGCAGAGGGGACCTGGACAAGGCATATGTCAAGCTTATCAGAGCCGTCTTTATGAATG TGGAGAAAGTGGCGAATGAGAGTCAGAAGACTCCCCGGGACGTGGTGATGATGGAGAACTTCCACCACATCTTCTCCACACAGTCCCGCCTGAAGATCTCCTGCCTTGAGACAGAGAGGCGAGAGGCCAAACACAAGTACACAGACCATCTGCAGTCCTACGTCATCAACTCCCTGGGCCAGCCACTGGAGAAACTCAAT CACTTCTTTGAGGGAGTGGAGGCGCGTGTGGCCCAGGGGGTGCGTGAGGAGGAGGTCAGCTACCAGTTGGCTTTCAATAAACAGGAGCTGCGTAAAGTTATCAAGGAGTACCCCGGCAAGGAGGTGAAGAAGGGCCTGGACAACCTGTACAAGAAGGTGGATAAGCACTTGTGTGAGGAGGAGAGCCTGTTACAG GTGGTGTGGCACTCCATGCAGGATGAGTTCATCCGTCAATACAAACACTTTGAAGGCTTGATTGGCCGTTGCTACCCTGGGTCTGGTATCACCATGGAGTTTACCATTGGAGACATGTTAGAGTACTTCTCAAGCATTGCCCAGTCCCATTAA
- the exoc1 gene encoding exocyst complex component 1 isoform X2: MTAIKHALQRDIFTPNDERLLSIVNVCKAGKKKKNCFLCATVTTERPVQVRVVKVKKSDKGDFYKRQMAWELRDLAEVDAKDASKENPEFDLHFEKVYRWVASSTAEKNSFISCIWKLNQRYLRKKVEFVNVSSQLLEESVPSGESQSVAGGDEDALDDYQELNAREEQDIEGMMEVCEYAISNAEAFAEKLSRELQVLDGANIQSIMASEKQVNILMQLLDEALSEVDTIEGKLSSYEEMLQSVKEQMDQISQSNRLIQISNTNNGKLLDEIQFLVNYMDLSKGHIRALQDGDLSSPKGIEACINASEALLQCMNVALRPGHEKLMAVKQQQHLFTELRDTFARRLTNHLNNVFVHQGHDQSSTLSQHTAELTLPKHSPLHRDLLRYAKLMEWLKNTQREKYDGLSRTYVDYMTRLYEREIKDFFEVAKIKMAGTTKEGKGNKFATLPRKESALKQETESLHGSSGKLTGSTSSLNKLAVQSSSSRRSQSSSLLDMGNMSASDLDVADRTKFDKIFEQVLSELEPLCLAEQDFISKFFKLQQHSTLAQGEVESDGVVPSRQPPPGEHRHSMSLTEKDMVRLMMNKIFQSIETELNSLIALGDKIDSFHSLYMLVKMSHHVWTAQNVDPASYLSTTLGNVLVTVKRNFDKCISGQIRQMEEVKISKKSKVGILPFVTGFEEFAELAETIFRNAERRGDLDKAYVKLIRAVFMNVEKVANESQKTPRDVVMMENFHHIFSTQSRLKISCLETERREAKHKYTDHLQSYVINSLGQPLEKLNHFFEGVEARVAQGVREEEVSYQLAFNKQELRKVIKEYPGKEVKKGLDNLYKKVDKHLCEEESLLQVVWHSMQDEFIRQYKHFEGLIGRCYPGSGITMEFTIGDMLEYFSSIAQSH, translated from the exons ATGACAGCCATCAAGCACGCCCTCCAGAGGGACATCTTTACGCCCAATGATGAGCGTCTCCTCAGCATCGTCAACGTCTGCAAGGCGGGGAAAAAGAAGAAGAACTGCTTCCTGTGTGCCACAG TCACCACAGAGAGGCCGGTGCAGGTGAGAGTGGTCAAAGTGAAGAAGTCAGACAAAGGGGATTTCTACAAACGGCAGATGGCCTGGGAACTGAGGGATCTGGCTGAAGTGGATGCAAAAGATGCCAGCAAG GAGAATCCAGAGTTTGACCTCCATTTTGAGAAGGTGTATCGATGGGTGGCCAGCAGCACAGCTGAGAAGAATTCCTTTATCTCCTGCATTTGGAAGCTGAACCAGCGTTACCTGCGGAAGAAGGTGGAGTTTGTGAATGTCAGTTCCCAGCTGCTTGAAG AGTCAGTCCCCAGTGGTGAGAGCCAGAGTGTTGCCGGGGGTGATGAGGATGCTCTGGATGACTACCAAGAGCTGAATGCACGGGAGGAGCAAGACATTGAAGGCATGATGGAGGTGTGCGAGTATGCCATCTCTAACGCAGAGGCCTTTGCTGAGAAACTCTCCAGGGAGCTACAGGTTCTGGATGGG GCCAACATTCAGTCCATCATGGCATCTGAGAAGCAGGTGAACATCCTGATGCAGCTACTGGACGAGGCTCTGTCGGAGGTGGACACCATCGAGGGCAAGCTGAGCAGTTATGAGGAGATGCTGCAGAGCGTCAAGGAGCAGATGGACCAGATCTCCCAGAGCAACCGCCTCATCCAGATCAGCAACACCAACAATGGCAAGCTGCTGGACGAGATCCAGTTCCTGGTG AATTATATGGACTTGTCGAAGGGACACATCAGGGCCCTGCAGGATGGAGACTTGTCCTCGCCCAAAGGCATTGAGGCCTGTATCAATGCTTCTGAGGCTCTACTGCAGTGCATGAACGTGGCACTTAGACCAGGTCATGAGAAACTGATGGCTGTGAAACAGCAGCAGCACCTGTTCACTGAGCTCAGAGATACCTTTGCCCGGCGCCTCACCAATCACCTCAACAACGTGTTCGTCCACCAG GGCCATGACCAGAGCTCCACTCTTTCCCAACACACGGCAGAGCTGACACTGCCTAAACACAGCCCCCTGCACAGGGACCTGCTGAGATACGCCAAGCTCATGGAGTGGCTCAAGAACACCCAGAGAGAGAAGTATGACGGCCTGTCCAGG ACCTATGTTGATTACATGACCAGATTATATGAACGAGAAATCAAAGATTTCTTTGAGGTGGCGAAGATCAAAATGGCAGGCACAACCAAAGAGGGGAAGGGAAATAAGTTTG CCACGCTTCCACGGAAAGAGAGTGCTCTCAAACAGGAAACGGAAA GCCTGCATGGCAGCTCTGGGAAGCTGACGGGCTCCACCTCCAGTCTGAATAAGCTGGCAGTGCAGAGCTCCAGCAGCAGGCgctcccagtcctcctctctgctGGACATGGGCAACATGTCTGCCTCAGACCTGGATGTGGCCGACAGGACCAAGTTCGACAAG aTCTTTGAGCAGGTTCTTAGTGAGCTGGAGCCTCTCTGTCTAGCAGAACAAGACTTCATCAGCAAGTTCTTCAAGCTACAGCAGCACTCCACCCTGGCTCAG GGAGAAGTGGAGTCTGATGGAGTGGTGCCCTCCAGACAGCCCCCTCCAGGGGAACACAGACACTCAATGTCATTGACTGA GAAGGACATGGTGCGATTGATGATGAACAAGATCTTCCAGAGCATTGAGACGGAACTCAACAGCCTCATCGCCCTGGGAGACAAGATCGACAGCTTCCACTCCCTGTACATGCTGGTGAAGATGAGTCACCACGTGTGGACAGCCCAGAATGTGGACCCCGCTTCCTACCTCAGCACCACCCTCGGCAATGTGCTGGTCACCGTCAAGAGAAACTTTGACAAGTGCATT TCTGGTCAGATCAGACAGATGGAGGAGGTGAAGATCTCTAAGAAGAGCAAGGTGGGCATCTTGCCCTTTGTCACTGGGTTCGAGGAGTTTGCTGAGCTGGCTGAAACCATCTTCCGTAATGCAGAGCGCAGAGGGGACCTGGACAAGGCATATGTCAAGCTTATCAGAGCCGTCTTTATGAATG TGGAGAAAGTGGCGAATGAGAGTCAGAAGACTCCCCGGGACGTGGTGATGATGGAGAACTTCCACCACATCTTCTCCACACAGTCCCGCCTGAAGATCTCCTGCCTTGAGACAGAGAGGCGAGAGGCCAAACACAAGTACACAGACCATCTGCAGTCCTACGTCATCAACTCCCTGGGCCAGCCACTGGAGAAACTCAAT CACTTCTTTGAGGGAGTGGAGGCGCGTGTGGCCCAGGGGGTGCGTGAGGAGGAGGTCAGCTACCAGTTGGCTTTCAATAAACAGGAGCTGCGTAAAGTTATCAAGGAGTACCCCGGCAAGGAGGTGAAGAAGGGCCTGGACAACCTGTACAAGAAGGTGGATAAGCACTTGTGTGAGGAGGAGAGCCTGTTACAG GTGGTGTGGCACTCCATGCAGGATGAGTTCATCCGTCAATACAAACACTTTGAAGGCTTGATTGGCCGTTGCTACCCTGGGTCTGGTATCACCATGGAGTTTACCATTGGAGACATGTTAGAGTACTTCTCAAGCATTGCCCAGTCCCATTAA
- the exoc1 gene encoding exocyst complex component 1 isoform X3, producing the protein MTAIKHALQRDIFTPNDERLLSIVNVCKAGKKKKNCFLCATVTTERPVQVRVVKVKKSDKGDFYKRQMAWELRDLAEVDAKDASKENPEFDLHFEKVYRWVASSTAEKNSFISCIWKLNQRYLRKKVEFVNVSSQLLEELPKAEESVPSGESQSVAGGDEDALDDYQELNAREEQDIEGMMEVCEYAISNAEAFAEKLSRELQVLDGANIQSIMASEKQVNILMQLLDEALSEVDTIEGKLSSYEEMLQSVKEQMDQISQSNRLIQISNTNNGKLLDEIQFLVNYMDLSKGHIRALQDGDLSSPKGIEACINASEALLQCMNVALRPGHEKLMAVKQQQHLFTELRDTFARRLTNHLNNVFVHQGHDQSSTLSQHTAELTLPKHSPLHRDLLRYAKLMEWLKNTQREKYDGLSRTYVDYMTRLYEREIKDFFEVAKIKMAGTTKEGKGNKFGLHGSSGKLTGSTSSLNKLAVQSSSSRRSQSSSLLDMGNMSASDLDVADRTKFDKIFEQVLSELEPLCLAEQDFISKFFKLQQHSTLAQGEVESDGVVPSRQPPPGEHRHSMSLTEKDMVRLMMNKIFQSIETELNSLIALGDKIDSFHSLYMLVKMSHHVWTAQNVDPASYLSTTLGNVLVTVKRNFDKCISGQIRQMEEVKISKKSKVGILPFVTGFEEFAELAETIFRNAERRGDLDKAYVKLIRAVFMNVEKVANESQKTPRDVVMMENFHHIFSTQSRLKISCLETERREAKHKYTDHLQSYVINSLGQPLEKLNHFFEGVEARVAQGVREEEVSYQLAFNKQELRKVIKEYPGKEVKKGLDNLYKKVDKHLCEEESLLQVVWHSMQDEFIRQYKHFEGLIGRCYPGSGITMEFTIGDMLEYFSSIAQSH; encoded by the exons ATGACAGCCATCAAGCACGCCCTCCAGAGGGACATCTTTACGCCCAATGATGAGCGTCTCCTCAGCATCGTCAACGTCTGCAAGGCGGGGAAAAAGAAGAAGAACTGCTTCCTGTGTGCCACAG TCACCACAGAGAGGCCGGTGCAGGTGAGAGTGGTCAAAGTGAAGAAGTCAGACAAAGGGGATTTCTACAAACGGCAGATGGCCTGGGAACTGAGGGATCTGGCTGAAGTGGATGCAAAAGATGCCAGCAAG GAGAATCCAGAGTTTGACCTCCATTTTGAGAAGGTGTATCGATGGGTGGCCAGCAGCACAGCTGAGAAGAATTCCTTTATCTCCTGCATTTGGAAGCTGAACCAGCGTTACCTGCGGAAGAAGGTGGAGTTTGTGAATGTCAGTTCCCAGCTGCTTGAAG AGCTTCCTAAAGCGGAAG AGTCAGTCCCCAGTGGTGAGAGCCAGAGTGTTGCCGGGGGTGATGAGGATGCTCTGGATGACTACCAAGAGCTGAATGCACGGGAGGAGCAAGACATTGAAGGCATGATGGAGGTGTGCGAGTATGCCATCTCTAACGCAGAGGCCTTTGCTGAGAAACTCTCCAGGGAGCTACAGGTTCTGGATGGG GCCAACATTCAGTCCATCATGGCATCTGAGAAGCAGGTGAACATCCTGATGCAGCTACTGGACGAGGCTCTGTCGGAGGTGGACACCATCGAGGGCAAGCTGAGCAGTTATGAGGAGATGCTGCAGAGCGTCAAGGAGCAGATGGACCAGATCTCCCAGAGCAACCGCCTCATCCAGATCAGCAACACCAACAATGGCAAGCTGCTGGACGAGATCCAGTTCCTGGTG AATTATATGGACTTGTCGAAGGGACACATCAGGGCCCTGCAGGATGGAGACTTGTCCTCGCCCAAAGGCATTGAGGCCTGTATCAATGCTTCTGAGGCTCTACTGCAGTGCATGAACGTGGCACTTAGACCAGGTCATGAGAAACTGATGGCTGTGAAACAGCAGCAGCACCTGTTCACTGAGCTCAGAGATACCTTTGCCCGGCGCCTCACCAATCACCTCAACAACGTGTTCGTCCACCAG GGCCATGACCAGAGCTCCACTCTTTCCCAACACACGGCAGAGCTGACACTGCCTAAACACAGCCCCCTGCACAGGGACCTGCTGAGATACGCCAAGCTCATGGAGTGGCTCAAGAACACCCAGAGAGAGAAGTATGACGGCCTGTCCAGG ACCTATGTTGATTACATGACCAGATTATATGAACGAGAAATCAAAGATTTCTTTGAGGTGGCGAAGATCAAAATGGCAGGCACAACCAAAGAGGGGAAGGGAAATAAGTTTG GCCTGCATGGCAGCTCTGGGAAGCTGACGGGCTCCACCTCCAGTCTGAATAAGCTGGCAGTGCAGAGCTCCAGCAGCAGGCgctcccagtcctcctctctgctGGACATGGGCAACATGTCTGCCTCAGACCTGGATGTGGCCGACAGGACCAAGTTCGACAAG aTCTTTGAGCAGGTTCTTAGTGAGCTGGAGCCTCTCTGTCTAGCAGAACAAGACTTCATCAGCAAGTTCTTCAAGCTACAGCAGCACTCCACCCTGGCTCAG GGAGAAGTGGAGTCTGATGGAGTGGTGCCCTCCAGACAGCCCCCTCCAGGGGAACACAGACACTCAATGTCATTGACTGA GAAGGACATGGTGCGATTGATGATGAACAAGATCTTCCAGAGCATTGAGACGGAACTCAACAGCCTCATCGCCCTGGGAGACAAGATCGACAGCTTCCACTCCCTGTACATGCTGGTGAAGATGAGTCACCACGTGTGGACAGCCCAGAATGTGGACCCCGCTTCCTACCTCAGCACCACCCTCGGCAATGTGCTGGTCACCGTCAAGAGAAACTTTGACAAGTGCATT TCTGGTCAGATCAGACAGATGGAGGAGGTGAAGATCTCTAAGAAGAGCAAGGTGGGCATCTTGCCCTTTGTCACTGGGTTCGAGGAGTTTGCTGAGCTGGCTGAAACCATCTTCCGTAATGCAGAGCGCAGAGGGGACCTGGACAAGGCATATGTCAAGCTTATCAGAGCCGTCTTTATGAATG TGGAGAAAGTGGCGAATGAGAGTCAGAAGACTCCCCGGGACGTGGTGATGATGGAGAACTTCCACCACATCTTCTCCACACAGTCCCGCCTGAAGATCTCCTGCCTTGAGACAGAGAGGCGAGAGGCCAAACACAAGTACACAGACCATCTGCAGTCCTACGTCATCAACTCCCTGGGCCAGCCACTGGAGAAACTCAAT CACTTCTTTGAGGGAGTGGAGGCGCGTGTGGCCCAGGGGGTGCGTGAGGAGGAGGTCAGCTACCAGTTGGCTTTCAATAAACAGGAGCTGCGTAAAGTTATCAAGGAGTACCCCGGCAAGGAGGTGAAGAAGGGCCTGGACAACCTGTACAAGAAGGTGGATAAGCACTTGTGTGAGGAGGAGAGCCTGTTACAG GTGGTGTGGCACTCCATGCAGGATGAGTTCATCCGTCAATACAAACACTTTGAAGGCTTGATTGGCCGTTGCTACCCTGGGTCTGGTATCACCATGGAGTTTACCATTGGAGACATGTTAGAGTACTTCTCAAGCATTGCCCAGTCCCATTAA